A region from the Drosophila ananassae strain 14024-0371.13 chromosome 2L, ASM1763931v2, whole genome shotgun sequence genome encodes:
- the LOC6501469 gene encoding myosin light chain alkali isoform X1 — protein MADVPKREVENVEFVFEVMGSPGEGIDAVDLGDALRALNLNPTLALIEKMGGTKKRNEKKIKMDEFLPIYSQVKKEKEQGCYEDFIECLKLYDKEENGTMMLAELQHALLSLGENLDDEQVETLFADCMDPEDDEGFIPYSQFIQRLMSDPVVFD, from the exons ATG GCTGATGTACCAAAGCGTGAAGTTGAAA ATGTCGAATTCGTTTTCGAAGTCATGGGTTCCCCCGGCGAGGGTATCGACGCCGTCGACCTAGGTGATGCCCTCCGCGCTCTGAACTTGAACCCCACCTTGGCGCTGATCGAGAAGATGGGCGGCACCAAGAAGCGCAACGAGAAGAAGATCAAGATGGATGAGTTCCTGCCCATCTACTCACAGGTcaagaaggagaaggagcagGGATGCTACGAGGATTTCATTGAGTGCTTGAAGCTTTACGACAAAGAAGAGAACGGCACCATGATGCTCGCTGAATTGCAACACGCCCTGCTGTCTCTTG GTGAGAACCTGGATGACGAACAGGTCGAGACTCTGTTCGCTGACTGCATGGACCCTGAGGATGATGAAGGATTTATCCCCTACTCTC AGTTCATCCAGCGCTTGATGAGCGATCCAGTCGTCTTCGACTAA
- the LOC6501469 gene encoding myosin light chain alkali isoform X2, whose amino-acid sequence MADVPKREVENVEFVFEVMGSPGEGIDAVDLGDALRALNLNPTLALIEKMGGTKKRNEKKIKMDEFLPIYSQVKKEKEQGCYEDFIECLKLYDKEENGTMMLAELQHALLSLGENLDDEQVETLFADCMDPEDDEGFIPYSPFLARMCDRPDQL is encoded by the exons ATG GCTGATGTACCAAAGCGTGAAGTTGAAA ATGTCGAATTCGTTTTCGAAGTCATGGGTTCCCCCGGCGAGGGTATCGACGCCGTCGACCTAGGTGATGCCCTCCGCGCTCTGAACTTGAACCCCACCTTGGCGCTGATCGAGAAGATGGGCGGCACCAAGAAGCGCAACGAGAAGAAGATCAAGATGGATGAGTTCCTGCCCATCTACTCACAGGTcaagaaggagaaggagcagGGATGCTACGAGGATTTCATTGAGTGCTTGAAGCTTTACGACAAAGAAGAGAACGGCACCATGATGCTCGCTGAATTGCAACACGCCCTGCTGTCTCTTG GTGAGAACCTGGATGACGAACAGGTCGAGACTCTGTTCGCTGACTGCATGGACCCTGAGGATGATGAAGGATTTATCCCCTACTCTC CATTCCTCGCCAGAATGTGTGACAGACCAGATCAGCTATAA